A stretch of the Rosa rugosa chromosome 5, drRosRugo1.1, whole genome shotgun sequence genome encodes the following:
- the LOC133709566 gene encoding GATA transcription factor 15-like, translated as MLDPCDKLSDQGSESEDMNIIKHPNEGSSEEGQKRTCFDCGTSKTPLWRGGPAGPKSLCNACGIRSRKKRRAILGINKSGAGGGSGSADENRKGKKSSSNKQLGDGLKQRLLALGREVLMQRSTVERQRRKLGEEEQAAVLLMALSYGSVSA; from the exons ATGTTGGATCCGTGCGATAAGCTGAGTGATCAG GGATCAGAGTCGGAGGACATGAACATCATCAAACACCCAAATGAAGGCTCATCGGAAGAAGGCCAGAAGAGGACATGCTTCGATTGCGGCACCTCCAAAACCCCTTTGTGGAGAGGCGGTCCAGCCGGGCCTAAG TCGCTATGCAATGCGTGTGGGATCAGAAGCAGGAAGAAGAGGAGGGCCATTTTGGGCATAAACAAAAGCGGGGCTGGCGGCGGCAGCGGCAGCGCAGATGAAAATcgaaaggggaaaaagagcagtAGCAACAAGCAGCTCGGAGACGGCTTGAAACAGAGGCTATTGGCTCTGGGAAGAGAGGTGTTGATGCAGAGATCGACGGTGGAGAGGCAGCGGAGGAAGTTGGGCGAAGAAGAACAAGCGGCTGTGCTACTGATGGCTCTTTCTTATGGCTCTGTATCTGCTTAG